The Triplophysa dalaica isolate WHDGS20190420 chromosome 5, ASM1584641v1, whole genome shotgun sequence genome window below encodes:
- the LOC130421282 gene encoding guanylate-binding protein 1-like: MDKPVCLIDTTSDGRLCVQESALQILQKIEQPVVVVSVVGLYRTGKSYLMNRLAGKQTGFALGSTVESKTKGIWMWCVNHPTKAGTTLVLLDTEGLGDVDKGDSKHDTKIFSLAILLSSTLVLNSQGTIDNRAIEELQYVTELTEYIKIKSSDEDEDGSEFVKFFPSFIWVVRDFTLEQKINGKYVTEDQYLEFALKLKPGTSRTVQEFNLPRECIRNYFPSRKCFTLPFPAIPEKVSRLDSLDPADLSPDFQNVSNCFCKFIFDRSEVKKLKDGYTVTGRVLGQLVKTYVDTISSGEVPFLENAVVAMATIENEAAVKEGLEVYKSGMEKLKKSFPLELKNVSSEHQRLSLLATQTFMKRSFKDSEGTYIKSLEEHIHNLFHGYLGQNEEASKKRCEDLLSSLSATMTEKLKTGFYAKPGGYVLFSQDLEDIIKKYKFQANKEVKAEDTVEKFLKRKSVESKAILQADKKLTDRRKRLWNSSPLLSEEREKAVLLAQEINTKEKKQQLLEEEMEAQRHSNEESIKEDDEEDG, from the exons ATGGACAAACCGGTTTGTCTCATTGACACGACGTCAGATGGGAGGCTGTGTGTACAGGAGTCAGCGCTGCAGATCCTGCAGAAGATTGAGCAGCCGGTGGTGGTGGTCTCTGTGGTGGGTCTCTACCGCACCGGGAAGTCCTACCTGATGAACCGTCTCGCTGGGAAACAAACAG GATTTGCGTTGGGCAGCACAGTTGAGTCGAAGACGAAGGGCATCTGGATGTGGTGTGTGAACCATCCAACTAAAGCAGGAACCACCCTGGTGCTGCTGGACACTGAAGGTCTTGGAGATGTGGACAAG GGAGATTCAAAGCATGATACCAAGATCTTCTCTCTTGCCATCCTTCTGAGCAGCACTCTAGTGCTGAATAGCCAAGGGACGATTGACAACAGGGCTATTGAGGAACTGCA ATATGTCACAGAATTGACTGAGTATATCAAGATCAAATCatctgatgaagatgaagatggcTCAGAGTTTGTTAAGTTCTTTCCTAGTTTCATCTGGGTTGTGAGGGACTTCACCCTGGAACAAAAAATCAATGGCAAATACGTGACTGAAGACCAATATTTGGAATTTGCCTTGAAGCTAAAACCAG GCACTTCCAGAACAGTACAAGAGTTCAACCTTCCACGGGAATGTATCCGAAATTATTTTCCTTCCCGAAAATGTTTTACACTCCCATTCCCAGCTATACCAGAGAAAGTGTCTCGTCTGGACAGCTTGGACCCTGCTGACCTTTCCCCAGATTTCCAGAATGTCTCAAATTGTTTCTGCAAGTTTATCTTTGACAGAAGTGAAGTGAAAAAGCTGAAAGATGGATACACAGTCACAGGCAGAG TCTTGGGTCAGCTGGTCAAGACATATGTCGACACAATCTCCAGTGGTGAAGTTCCATTTCTGGAGAACGCtgtggttgccatggcaacGATTGAGAATGAGGCTGCAGTGAAGGAGGGGCTTGAGGTGTACAAGAGTGGAATGGAGAAGCTGAAGAAGTCCTTCCCTCTGGAACTGAAGAATGTGTCCTCAGAACACCAACGTCTCAGTCTCTTGGCAACACAAACCTTCATGAAGCGTTCCTTTAAGGACAGCGAGGGAACATATATAAAAAGTCTCGAG GAACACATTCATAACCTATTTCATGGATACCTGGGCCAAAATGAGGAGGCATCAAAGAAAAGATGTGAGGATCTCTTGTCATCCCTCTCTGCAACAATGACAGAAAAACTCAAGACAGGATTTTATGCCAAACCTGGTGGTTACGTTCTCTTCTCCCAGGACCTTGAAGACAttataaagaaatacaaattcCAAGCAAATAAAGAAGTCAAG GCAGAAGACACAGTTGAAAAGTTTCTGAAGAGGAAGTCTGTGGAATCCAAAGCTATTCTGCAGGCTGACAAAaaactgactgacaggagaaaAAGATTATGg AATTCTTCTCCTCTTCTTTCAGAGGAAAGAGAGAAGGCTGTTCTTCTGGCTCAGGAGataaacaccaaagaaaaaaaGCAGCAACTTCTAGAAGAGGAGATGGAAGCTCAGAGACACAGTAATGAAGAGAGTATAAaggaagatgatgaagaagatggaTGA
- the LOC130420316 gene encoding guanylate-binding protein 6-like produces the protein MDEPVCLIDTTSDGRLCVQESALQILQKIEQPVVVVAVVGLYRTGKSYLMNRLAGKQTGFALGSTIESKTKGIWMWCVPHPTKKETTLVLLDTEGLGDVDKGDSKHDTKIFSLAVLLSSTIVLNSRGTIDNRAIEEMQYVTELTEYIKIKSPDEVVDDSEFVKFFPSFIWAVRDFTLQRNINGKDATDDEYLEFALKLKLGNSVQVMNYNLPRECIRKYFPSRKCFTFPFPTNPDNVSYLETLDPAEISKPFLEVTDYFSRFIFGHSQVKNLKDGHKVTGRVLGNLAKTYVDTISSGAVPCLENAVIALSTIENEAALQEGLEVYQSGMEKLKKSFPLELNEITSEHQCFNLMATQTFMKRSFRDTDGKYLTSLEESIRHQFDRYLSNNEKASEDKCESLLSVLSEPMTERINKGFYARAGGYDLFCRDLEDIVNQYNLLAYKEVKIAEVLEKFLQHTATLTTAILQADDKLTENERRICGKRFLFSTHIVCLKNNILT, from the exons ATGGACGAACCGGTTTGTCTCATTGACACGACGTCAGATGGGAGGCTGTGTGTGCAGGAGTCAGCGTTGCAGATCTTGCAGAAGATTGAGCAGCCGGTGGTGGTGGTCGCTGTGGTGGGTCTCTACCGCACCGGGAAGTCCTACCTGATGAACCGTCTCGCTGGGAAACAAACAG GGTTTGCACTGGGCAGCACCATTGAGTCCAAGACAAAGGGTATCTGGATGTGGTGTGTGCCCCACCCCACTAAAAAAGAAACCACTTTGGTGCTGCTGGACACTGAGGGACTTGGAGACGTGGACAAG GGAGACTCAAAGCATGACACAAAGATTTTTTCTCTGGCAGTTCTTTTGAGCAGCACTATAGTCCTGAACAGCCGAGGAACTATTGACAACAGGGCCATAGAGGAAATGCA ATACGTGACTGAGCTAACAGAGTACATCAAGATCAAATCACCTGATGAAGTTGTAGACGATTCGGAGTTTGTGAAGTTCTTCCCCAGTTTCATCTGGGCTGTTAGGGATTTCACTCTGCAACGAAACATCAATGGAAAAGACGCAACAGATGATGAATATCTAGAGTTCGCTCTGAAACTAAAACTGG GCAACTCAGTTCAAGTAATGAATTACAACCTGCCAAGAGAGTGCATTCGTAAATATTTTCCATCACGAAAATGTTTTACCTTCCCATTCCCAACGAACCCAGACAATGTCTCTTATCTGGAGACACTGGACCCAGCTGAGATTTCAAAACCCTTCTTGGAAGTCACTGATTATTTCAGCCGGTTCATCTTTGGTCACAGCCAAGTGAAAAATCTAAAAGATGGACACAAGGTTACCGGCAGAG TGTTGGGTAATCTTGCGAAAACTTATGTGGACACCATCTCTAGTGGGGCTGTGCCATGTCTGGAGAACGCTGTGATTGCCTTGTCAACAATTGAGAACGAGGCTGCATTACAGGAGGGGCTTGAGGTGTACCAGAGTGGAATGGAGAAGCTGAAGAAATCCTTTCCCCTGGAACTGAATGAAATCACTTCGGAACATCAGTGTTTCAATCTCATGGCAACACAAACCTTCATGAAACGCTCATTCAGAGACACTGATGGAAAGTACTTGACATCTTTAGAG GAATCCATCAGACATCAGTTTGATAGGTATCTCTCCAACAACGAGAAGGCTTCTGAGGATAAATGTGAAAGTCTTCTGTCAGTTCTCTCTGAACCAATGACGGAAAGAATCAACAAAGGATTCTATGCCAGAGCAGGAGGTTACGACCTCTTCTGCCGGGACCTAGAGGACATCGTGAATCAGTACAATTTGCTAGCATATAAAGAAGTCAAG ATTGCAGAGGTGTTGGAGAAGTTTTTGCAGCATACGGCTACGCTTACCACGGCCATTCTGCAGGCTGATGATAAACTAACTGAAAATGAAAGGAGAATATGTGGTAAAAGATTTCTGTTTTCAACTCACATAGTAtgcttaaaaaataacattttaacataa